Genomic window (Pyrus communis chromosome 13, drPyrComm1.1, whole genome shotgun sequence):
TTATTCTACAACTAAATAAAGACTAGGTGCCGTTAAATTATCTAATAGcttaatatcaaattcactatATGTACCGTTCTTCTATCCGTCAATCCAACGATATTCTACAACTAAATGGGAACATGGCGCTAGACCAACTGATGGTGTACAGTCATTCAAATGATTCAGTATCCGATTTGGTGTCAATTTTTACCCTTTGGTGTTGGAATAATGGAATAATTTCACGTGATGTGTTTATGCATGTTGCttctgaaaaccctaatttgatgCCAAATGTTTTGTCAATGGGGCCACGATGGAAAGATTTGAGGTAAACGTGTGAATGTACGATCTTTAAGGGAAATCCAGCAAACTGTTTTTTTGGCTTTAAAGACGAGCAAGGAGAGATGTAGAACCTTTGAATCATTAGCCTCACTGGTTACAAGGGACCCAATCAATATATGAGATTCCTTTCATGAGGCTTCTCCAATGCTTTCCTTCTTTCGTTTTTGCGGGACCACAAAGGGTCATATCGTCTGAACCAGACATGGTTCAGTAGCTTTCCATGTCTATGAAGGCTTAATCCTTTTTGACCATGAGGTTAAGCATTTGTTAGAGAGTATGTTAGCACCGGTCATCCAAGCATTTGCAAGTGACAATGAGACAATACCGGGCCTAAGAAAAATTATTGGGATGGAATAGCATGTAAATTGGTATTTCATCAAGGTAGGTTTTGAGGTCATTTGTCAAGTCATACAGCACGTTTGTCGACAGATGTCAACTGCACTAAGCGCATATTGACTAATGGCAATAGATTTTGGACGAGCATGCCATAGATGCCAACATATGCCAAGTGAGCCTATCAAAATATAGCAACGCATACAAATTCATGAGGTTAGTAGCTACCTTGCTCAGTACCCATAAAGACAATTCGTCGAACAATTAGAGAACAACTTTAGTAGCTACCTTGCTCAATACCCATAAAGACAATTCGTCGAACAATTAAAGGCCAGCTTTTTAAAAGCATCTGATAGTTTCAAAAAACAGCACCCGACTCTCCCGttgaaaactttaaaactttgAAGGGTTCAGCCGACCCACCTTGCCCAATGGTGGATCCGCCCTGAGACATTGTTGCAAAATGGGTCACGTGTATAGGTAATTGTGGACCGCCAGGGAAGAGTACCCTACTGCATTTTAGCCCATCATAAACCAAATTACACTTCAGTCTCTCATAACAAGGGAAAATATCAGCCCGTTCCTATATAAATTCTTGCTCCGCGTTTGGTGGACCATTGATCCGTTGTGAGTGTAGACCAAGGATGCGTTTTGAGCATGTTAGCTCGTTGGTGATGCGTCGTGAGACGAACTCTACATCAACAATTTACAGTCGTTTATGTGCGTAATTTTAGTATATCTTTTATTACGAATGATCAatatttcaaaaactaaaaatgcaATCCATGTACTTCGATTGCAGCACTAATTCCATACAACTGTGGTGAGCTTTGCTGAAGCCCTATGGCATATTGCAGGCTCGTTTAACTTTGTTAATAACGAATAATTaagcacatttcaatattttcttttttattataatttaacaACCAAACAATGCTAATAGAATATAATATAcgtggagatggaggcaaagaTGGTTATACATTATTCTATCACCATCGCCATGCACATCCTACTAAACAATGaagatgaaacaaaaacaaaagacctTAAGTGCATAGATAAATGCTCTTAACTACTTGACCTACAACTACAGACGTCttgtcacaaaataaaatcTGATACAAAACTTTCATCAAAATAGAACATGAAGAACAGTTAACCAACAATAAACTACCGTAATTCAGTGCCCATCTTTTGACCCTTTAGTGTTCATCGGATtctattttcactaaaaattcGAAACTCATTCTATTTGTGTATATTTCCGTTTATGATGTCAACGAACTTTTAATTCACCAGCTGGAATTTGGAATTCTGCtatgaatccaaaattaatatCCACCCATATTCCATACATGGAATTAAGAATCCCACCAACATCTCCAATTTCCTGCATTTGGCGTAATCTACAACACTGCAAATTCAAGGACGGCTAACAAAAACCTCCGCCCGCCATCTGCCAATTGCTCACTAGcgccacccccccccccccccccccccctcttacAAAATGACACAAACCTCCATGGCTACAATCCAACCTCTTCCCTTTGAACTTGTAGCTGCACTGCCCCATCAAGGTTATTCCAGTAATTTCATTAAAACAACATCAACAAGGCAAACAACTACCTTCATTGAAACTGTCAACAACCAGCACCGAAACAAATGAACTGAAGTTACTCATCAtccaaaaaaaacccaacaaaaaaacCTGTTCTTTTGGTCCTCCTTTATCCAAAAGCACTAGTTATCCAACTGCTTTTCTAGGAAGTAGTTTTCCGGATTATTCTCTAGTGGTCTCTCAGGTGTGTAACCCTAGCAATGCCACAGTCCAAAGGAACAATACTTGCCGAGACTATTGCAGCAACAGCTGTAGCTACTCTAGTTATTGCCGGAATCTTGTTCTTCGTCTACAGACTCCTCGCTGCTCGCCGCAACACAAAAGGCAAGGAAAATGGGAGTTTTCGCCGCGAAGAAGTGGCGATGAATCGCGAGGAGTTGAGGCAATGTGGTGGGAATGTGAAGGGATTAATTGTTGACGAGAATGGTGTGGATGTTATATACTTGAGGAAATTAGAGGCTGGACATGCTCATACAAATTTTCCAAAGATTATGTTTAACCCTAgttttgaagatgatgatgatgaagaagaagaaaatagggtGGATTCTAAGCCGTCTGATTTAATCAATCATGATCAGTTGGTAAAAAAACCATTTTCTCTACATCCTCCAAGACCTCTACTTAGAAAAATTTCACCAGAAGTGTTGGAAAAGCATGCTCTAGAATCACTGCCTCGACAAACACCCCAACCGGCAAACGATAAATCTGCGCCGCCGCCgcccccaccaccacctccacctccacctccacctcctcctcctccaccaccaccgcctCCGCCACCGGTTATGGTAAAAAAGAATCCTCTACCACCTCCGCCGCTTCCTAAGGCAGGTGGTTTGGGTTTGTCACTAAAACCGCCGCCTGCACCTAGAGGCAGAGCAAGCTACAAGAGCAGGGCAGAGACCTCAACAGGGGAGGAGGGTTTAAAAGCAACCGGTGGCGGGCAAACGAAGCTGAAGCCGCTGCACTGGGATAAGGTTATGGCTGCCGCTGATCATTCAATGGTTTGGGATCAAATCAATGATGGATCATTCAGGTAATCAAGTCTCACTCTTATTACATTATACTTAAACCGAAAAACTGAAATGGTTATTAAACGAGCATATCATCTTACTTTTTGTTTCATGTCACATGATCATAACTTAGACAAGTTCGAATGTTTTATGCAGATTTGATGATGAGCTTATGGAAAATCTCTTTGGATAttccaaaattaaaaaccaatccTCTGAGAGAAACAACCACATGCCTTCAGCTTCAAGCAAACCTAACTCTGCACCAACATCTCAAATTTTCATCCTAGATCCTAAAAAGTCTCAGAACACCGCAATCGTGCTAAGATCTCTCGCAATCTCTCAAAAAGAAATCGTTACTGCCCTGCTTGATGGACAAGGACTTGGTGCTGATACACTAGAAAAGCTCACCAAAATTTCTCCAACCAAAGAGGAAGAAGCAAAAATCCTCCAATTCAATGGAAACCCTAGTAAACTAGCACTTGGTGAATCTTTCCTCTACCACATTTTGAAGGCTGTTCCTTCGGCATTCACGCGTTTCAATGCGATGCTCTTCAGAGCAAACTATGATCTTGAAGTCCTTCACCTCAAGGAGTCCTTGCAAACACTTGAACTTGGGTGCAAGGAGCTAAGAACTCGCGGGCTCTTCCTAAAGCTTCTCGAGGCAATTCTCAAAGCTGGCAATAGAATGAATGCTGGAACTGCAAGAGGCAATGCACAAGGCTTCAACCTAAGTGCTCTTCTAAAGCTATCCGATATCAAAAGTACTGATGGAAAGACTACTCTACTTCACTTTGTGGTTGAACAAGTAGCTCAATCCGAGGGGAGATGTTTCGTGATAAATCAAAACCGCAACTTTGGAAGAAACACTAGTCAAAGAAGCCAAACTAGTACACTGAATTCGGATAATCTAACCACTGAAGAGCGAAGAAAAGAGTACTTAATCCAAGGATTGTCAAAGCTAGAAGGATTGAGCACTGAACTATCCAATGTGAAGAAAGCAGCAACCACAGAGTATGACAGCTTCATCCACATGTGCTCTGCTCTAAGCAACCGTGTCAGCGAAATCAAGAAGCTTTTGGCAAAGAGTGGCAATGCTGAGAGAGGAGGGTTTGCAAGAGAAATGAAGGGGTTTTTGGAGGAATGTGAGGCGGAGCTCACGGTGGTGAGAGAAGAGCAAACTAGGGTTATGGAGCTTGTGAGGAAAACAACCGAGTACTACCAAGCAGGAGCTTCGAGAGACAAAGGAGCTGCACCATTTCAGCTGTTTGTTATTGTGAAAGATTTTCTAGACATGGTTACTCTTGTTTGTGCAGAAATTTCAAGTAAACTACAGAATAAGAGTTCTACGAAAGTGGTAGGATCATCGTCACCGCCACTGTCACTTTCAAGCATAACATCAATGGGGTTGATGAACTTTCACTCACATTTTGTTTCAGATGTGTCATGGACATCTTCCAGTGAATCAGAAGATGAATTCTGAAGCTGATGTAATATAGTTTTGCTagaattattaaatttctatgCATTTTTTACCTTTTCCTGCATTTTCTCAGCTAACCATGTTTAGGAGGGAGGGTAGTCAAATTATGATTTGAAAGAATCTTAAAAAACTTTGGTGTAGTCAGTTAAGattttaaagtaattttttattttttataataaatgatGTTATATACCCTAAGAGGGGTGGGAAAGTGAGTTAAGTCTCATAATGAGTttacaataatgtggttcaaattcacctttagtgagaattgaacctaagacctcttacttacaagtgaagaggaatatcattaaaCCGTATTACTAAGTGGCTAAAAGATCATTTTAAAGAACTTTAAAATCATGGTGTAGTCAAAGTAGTATTTAACAGGATTTAAAAGAATGCATCCAAATATAAGTGTAGTCAATTAGGATTATAAAAATCCTTTTAAAGAGTCTATAAAAATTATAGGTATTCAAAATGTCTGAATTTCAATAAGTAGGAGATTTTGTAAAATTTAAGAGCGAATATTTTGCATAATAAAGACTTAAGGCCAGTTTGGGATTgctgtgtttttttaataaattgtttttgttgtgctttaagaataatcagctggaaaataaagcaattgagtgtttgataaactataTTTCCAAAAGTGTTGTGAGTATGAAAAACTGTGTAAAAGCAGTGTTTAGAAGGATAAATGACGTCATTGTttaaaataaatgagattaTTACTAGAATTGAAGATATTTTTAAAGTTCAACTCCGCTTTTTATTAAAGTAACTTTTAAAAGCAACTTACATACTGCTTTTAAAAGCTGCTATCTGGAGgtcattacttttaaaataagcaatatattgtatttttaaCAAACACTTTGTTACTGTTTAACTTTAAGTGAaacaatttttggtgaaaaaaagcaATACCAAACTGGGCATAAAGAATCTCATCTCCACCCCTAGAATTTCTTTTCAAGCTTCTCTAGTTCTCTCTCACCACGCCCACCTCTCTACCATGTTCTCTGGGAAATCCAGTCATTGCTAAGCCATTgctcttccttctctctctcaaccTAAAATTACTTGCTAGAATCTACCATCTTTATCTacatgtctcaaatattttggATTTCAATAACGAAGGAAgtaaatttgaatgaaaatgTTACAATTGATTTTGAGGTTCACAAAAcattacaaacgatattatatacacacacagtAAGGAAGGGCAAATCGAGCTCAGGACCAACTAACAAATCTGTTTATGAAAGACATAAAAATTCAGAAGCTTACATCCTCTCTCAACCCAATAATTTGTCCTAACCTCCAAATAAAGTAATTGGAGAAAGTCACAGCTCCACCAAGAATCTAATTGATAATATAAAGAGTAGCTCAATTATTTATAAGAACATGCAAGATCCCTCATTCCATTAGTTGGAGTTTATTGCCTTATATCAATTTACTGAAAGGCTCTTGAAATAATATTCTACTGTTGCTCTCCTTTGCGAGACATGAGTGCTTCTGCGTGCGTTGTGATGAGGGAGTTTTAATTCCAATCGTAGGATTCCATTAAAAAATGACATGATGTCATTGCGTGTGATTTTCaattgtttcaaattttaagaaaTTCATAAAAGAAATCTTACAAATTAATAATAGAAATTCATATAAATTCACGAAAATCCATATAGAGTTATaaagtttattaaaattctttgaagtttgtattaaaaaaaaaaaaaaaaactattaaaatctCTAAAATACGCATAAAAAAAGCCATTTACAAACTtctaataaaaaattgtaataGTTGGACGGTACAACGATAGTAAACTCCAATCGATACGTCGATTTCCCGATATATTTCCTAGTCACCTACCGACTATAAGAAAATTAAACCAGAAGTCTTCTGTCCTCTCTTGCTCAATTTCACAGAAATTTCACATCTGCAAGCAAAAAGTGACATTCCCCAAGAGTCAATAGTAACACAACCTTCGAGGAAAGTGGACGGCAAGGGCCTTGAAATCACAAAATAACTGCCTAAAGCCATGGCAATGATAGATTTTTAAATGTAAAGAATACGGAATGGTACAAcatgtgtcattatataaatgatataatatatgtattaaaaaagtcaataactttaaaaatagaatttcccaacacttttataaaaacatgtgatgtaccacTCATGTTccggtcacaatgaaaaatttctctataGGATGATACTGGATAGATACGTACAAACAGAGCaagttaaaaaatatttaattaaaaaaggcATTGGAGAGACTAAATTGACAAAATTATCCCCATATACATCGTTGTTTACTACATGTTTATTGACGTCTTAGTGACCATGAGCGAATACAACGGTCTCTTTCTCCCCCATTTATCTAGGTTTTAAattgaacaaatcaaaagacaaggaaaaattGGAGGAGCGCAAGAGAAGAAAACAAGGCAAAAGAAGGGAACATTCAAAGAAAATGGAAGGCAAGGACCTTGCAAGTTGCAATACAGCAACAAAAGTAAATAAAGCATTAATCTAATCTTTCCTGCAGAATCTTTCCAAGGAAGCCTAAACCAAATGATATaaagttacaaataaaaaataatcacattCAGGACAGGTTCCTGGAAATTGTGCTTGACATATAGTACAAGTAGACATATTTAAACCTCAAAGTCTTGGTCAATCCTTCAAGGATAGTTATGTAATTTCGAATCCACCCCACCATCTTCAACGCTTCTCTTTAAAGCAAGCCCAAAGCAAAGAGCATCTGAAACCAGAAAAATACCAAAATTCGGAAAAATGGTTGTTCAAAGGCTTGGAGACATGTTGCAAATCAGTGAAGAGCTTATACTGGAAAGCTTGTCCTTGAATACTCAGAAATCACCAGGTGATCTGTTTCTTGTGAAGAAATCTGGATCATCAGATGTTGTTTTCAGCTTTCCTGCAGGATCTTCGTCTGTGGAGAGTTATTATTCTGGAGGAAGTGCTTTCGGAGAAGCAAAAGCCGATCTCCAACTCTTTCCTTCCTTGAGAAGTGTCGGGAACTATGACCCAGCTGGAAAGCCAGAAGAGAAAGACTTGGCAACTGCAACTATCAACCAAGCATTTCTTAACAAATTTAAACATGTGTTGGAGAATTCCCAGCTGAAAGCTAAGGTGTGTtgtttgaatttgatgtaattttGGACTTTCACATGAATTGCTATGGTGCTCTTGAATTTTGTTGGTGTGTTACAGAGTAGGCAATTCTAGTCTAATTGTGTGTGTTTGTCTAgacatggaaaaaaaataatgtaccacATAATGACCAAAAACActtttggtaaaaatgtttttaaaaaaatgtaagtaaattctagaaaaacatttaaaatgcTTCCTACAAAAAAGGCGATGCTTCTTGCAGAAACTATGTTTtggaacctaaaaatatttcctttaaaaacgcttttagttattttaaaaccATATCCAAACAAGCTCGAAGATGAAAAATCAAGTGTTCGAGTCAAGTCTTGTTGGACAAGTGAGGTTCAGTGTTCATTTGCGAAACACAATAACGACGCGTTATCTTCATGTGATGTGCtttcatatcttttttttttttttttttttgttggaaaattatTGGATTTTTGTTATGTAATGTGTCCGGCATTAGTTTTTACGGTATTTTAAGGCGTGTTCTCGATGTTATACTTGATATTATTTCGTagtatcttttatttttgtgttcaaTTGATGAAAAATTCAAATGAGTTTGAATTTATATATTTAGACAAGACAAATTAACGGGTTGGATTTAGGTTGAGCATATTACAGTGACGTTTGAGGCATATATGTATGATGTGTTGCAGGCCAAATCTTTTGTAATTCAAGTGTTCTCATCTACTCTTAATTTTGTCAGGTGCAAGAGGCTATCAATAAAGGGATGAGAATAATACTTACCGGCCACTCTATCGGCGGCGCAATTGCTGCGCTTGCCACAATCTGGCTCTTGGAAAATTTCCCGAACGAAAACAATGGATCATTCTTCTGTGTGACTTTCGGATCTCCCCTTATTGGTGACCACCTTATTTCTCATGCTCTTAGGAGGGAAAATTGGTCTCAATACTTCATAAATTTTGtcatgaggtatgacattgtcccTCGAATTCTGCTTGCTCCCCTGTCATCCATTCGTCAAGAATTCGAGAAAATCATCCCCTTCTTCGATCCAAATTCCCCCAACTACGCGAGTCAATCGATTGGATCATCCTCGGAGGCCTTGCAATTGTTTGCAAATGTGATGAGCAATGCATCATCTGTTGCAAGCAGTGCCGCCTCTAAACTAATGGGGAGTCCAAATCTATTACTCGAAACTGTAGCGAATTTCCTTGAGCTAAGCCCTTACAAACCTTTCG
Coding sequences:
- the LOC137712372 gene encoding formin-like protein 4 — translated: MPQSKGTILAETIAATAVATLVIAGILFFVYRLLAARRNTKGKENGSFRREEVAMNREELRQCGGNVKGLIVDENGVDVIYLRKLEAGHAHTNFPKIMFNPSFEDDDDEEEENRVDSKPSDLINHDQLVKKPFSLHPPRPLLRKISPEVLEKHALESLPRQTPQPANDKSAPPPPPPPPPPPPPPPPPPPPPPPPPVMVKKNPLPPPPLPKAGGLGLSLKPPPAPRGRASYKSRAETSTGEEGLKATGGGQTKLKPLHWDKVMAAADHSMVWDQINDGSFRFDDELMENLFGYSKIKNQSSERNNHMPSASSKPNSAPTSQIFILDPKKSQNTAIVLRSLAISQKEIVTALLDGQGLGADTLEKLTKISPTKEEEAKILQFNGNPSKLALGESFLYHILKAVPSAFTRFNAMLFRANYDLEVLHLKESLQTLELGCKELRTRGLFLKLLEAILKAGNRMNAGTARGNAQGFNLSALLKLSDIKSTDGKTTLLHFVVEQVAQSEGRCFVINQNRNFGRNTSQRSQTSTLNSDNLTTEERRKEYLIQGLSKLEGLSTELSNVKKAATTEYDSFIHMCSALSNRVSEIKKLLAKSGNAERGGFAREMKGFLEECEAELTVVREEQTRVMELVRKTTEYYQAGASRDKGAAPFQLFVIVKDFLDMVTLVCAEISSKLQNKSSTKVVGSSSPPLSLSSITSMGLMNFHSHFVSDVSWTSSSESEDEF